The genomic interval TGATAGCGGCTGCCGGAATCGTCGATGTCGGCGTTGTTGATGACGGGCACCAGGGACTGGGCGAGGGCTGGCGCACTGCACAGGGTGGCCAGAATCAGCAGCATGTGCTTCATCTCACTTGCCCCCGCCTGTCAGGATCTGCAACGGAGCGAGCCCGCGCTGAACACTTGAGTTGACCATGTTCGCGATCCCGTTGCCCGATCCCCCGGTGCCGCGCCCACCCGACAGGTTGGGCAGTTGGTTCTGATTGCCGAGGTGGCCACCCAGGTTGTTGGTTTGCTGGGTGATCATGTTGCTGATGCCTGCGCCACTGCTGATGCTGGCGAAATCGCCATCACTCAGCTCGTTGGTCTGCTTGAGCACGTAGGCAGAAGGGTTGGCATTGACTGTAGTAGGGCTCGGGTCAGGGATCAGGGGCGGTATCGTCGCATTGCGCACCTGCACATCGCGCTTGATGATGATGATCCCGTTGTCCGCCTGGGCCGTCAGGCTCAGTGACCCGAATACACAACCCAGCAGTACCAGGTGATAGAGGCGTTTGTCACTCTTCCTCACGACGGCAACTCCTTCTTTGTGCGCTGGCCCTGTTCAGCGATGCGAACAACAGAGCAGAAGGTGTGCCGCTTTTGAGAAGCGTTTGCAGATCAATGGGTTAAAGCAAAGGGCTGAGAATCTGCGGCGTATTCTGTCTCAGGGTTGATACAGATAGCCCGGGGGATTGCTGGCCAAGCCAGCAGTGGCTTTGACTGGAAGGGTTTTTGCAGGGGTGTTTCACTGGCTTGACAGTGACCCCGATGCGGGGGCAGGCCCCGCATTTTCGGGGGCTTTGCCCCACCGGTGTGTCTCAGAGGCTTAACACTCGGTCGGGCATGCTGGCGTATCGCTATTAAGCAGTGTAGCAACCGCTTGCAGGGCCAGCAATTGGCGCTGTGGCCAATTGCCTTCAAGTATCTGGTGTGGCTGGTGGTGCCGCTTGAGCCAAGCCAGGCTGTCGTTGAAAAAGCGTTGGCGGTCGTTGAGATCGGGCTGGCTACGCTGGCCATCAGCAACCCAGTCCACGCCTTGTGGGCTCAGCAGCAGGTGCAGGTCGTAACGCCGGGCAAGCAGTGCCTGTTCCAGCCAGGGCGGGCAGTCATCGAACAAGGCGTGGCTCCAGAGCATGTTGCTGAGCAGGTGGGTGTCAAGGATCAGCAGTGGCGGGGCCTGCTCGCGGGCCCGGTCCTCC from Pseudomonas fortuita carries:
- a CDS encoding AAA family ATPase codes for the protein MNAEQPMKVLVLCGPESSGKSWLSGVIQAHFGGVVVPEYVRHFIDQECRDTCYADIPTIARGQLAWEDRAREQAPPLLILDTHLLSNMLWSHALFDDCPPWLEQALLARRYDLHLLLSPQGVDWVADGQRSQPDLNDRQRFFNDSLAWLKRHHQPHQILEGNWPQRQLLALQAVATLLNSDTPACPTEC